The Pseudogulbenkiania sp. MAI-1 sequence TCGGCGATGCGATCCGAGCGGGAAAAACCTTTTTTGGCTCTGGCCATGGTGTTAGTCCTGATTCACTGAAAACACAAAAGCGAGCGCCGTCTGGCCGCAGCCAGAGGGACGCTCGCCCGAACGACACGCTTAAAGGGTACGCGCCACTTCGACGATTTCGAACGCTTCCAGTTGGTCGCCTTCCTGGATGTCGTTGAAGTTCTTCAGCATCAGGCCGCACTCGTAGCCCTGCTTCACTTCCTTCACATCGTCCTTGAAGCGCTTGAGCGATTCGAGTTCGCCGGTATGCACCACCACGTTGCGACGGATCACGCGGATCATCGAACCACGCTTCACCAGGCCGTCGGTCACCATACAACCGGCGATGTTGCCGACCTTGGACACCGGGATCACCTGGCGGATTTCTGCGGTACCGGTGATCTGCTCCTTCTTCTCCGGCGACAGCATGCCCGACATGGCGGCCTTCACCTCGTCCACGGCATCGTAAATGATGCTGTAGTAGCGGATGTCGACACCTTCGCTCTCGGCCAGCTTGCGCGCCGCGGCATCGGAACGGGTGTTGAAGCCGATCACGATGGCCTTGGAAGCGATCGCCAGGTTGATGTCCGATTCCGAGATGCCACCCACGCCGGAGTGCAGGATGTTGACGCGCACTTCGTCGGTGGACAGCTTCTGCAGGCTCTGCGACAGCGCTTCGTAGGAACCCTGCACGTCGGCCTTGATGATGATGGAGAGGTTCTGCACCTCGCCTTCGGCCATCTGGGCGAACATGTTCTCCAGCTTGGCGGCCTGCTGCTTGGCCAGGCGCACGTCGCGGAACTTGCCCTGACGGAACAGCGCGATTTCGCGCGCTTTCTTCTCGTCCACCAGCACCATGGCGTCTTCGCCGGCGGCCGGCACATCGGACAGGCCGAGGATTTCCACCGGAATCGACGGACCGGCTTCATCAACCGGCTTGCCGTTTTCGTCGATCATGGCACGGACGCGACCGAAGGCGGTACCGGCCAGCACCACGTCACCCTTCTTCAGGGTGCCGGACTGCACCAGCAGCGTGGCCACCGGACCACGACCCTTGTCGAGACGGGCTTCGACGATCACGCCCTTGGCCGGCGCCTCAACCGCAGCGGTCAGCTCCAGCACCTCGGCTTGCAGCAGCAAGCCTTCCAGCAGGTCGTCGATGCCCTGGCCGGTCTTGGCGGAAACCTCGACGAACATCGAGTCGCCGCCCCAGTCTTCCGGCACCACTTCCTGCGCCACCAGTTCCTGGCGGATGCGTTCGGGGTTGGCGCCCTGCTTGTCGATCTTGTTCACCGCGACCACGATCGGCACACCGGCCGCCTTGGCATGGTGGATGGCCTCGATGGTCTGCGGCATCACGCCGTCGTCGGCGGCCACGACCAGGATCACGATGTCGGTTGCCTTGGCACCGCGGGCACGCATGGCGGTAAACGCCTCGTGACCCGGGGTATCGAGGAAGGTCACCACGCCGCGCGGGGTTTCCACATGGTAGGCACCGATGTGCTGGGTAATGCCGCCGGCTTCGCCCGCGGCGACCTTGGCGCGGCGGATGTAGTCCAGCAGCGAGGTTTTGCCGTGGTCGACGTGACCCATCACGGTCACCACCGGCGGACGCGGCAGGCGCTCCACCTCGGCACCACCCTCGACGTTCTCGAGGAAGGCATCCGGGTCGTCCATCTGGGCAGCCTTGCCGATGTGGCCCATCTCTTCCACCACGATCAGCGCGGTTTCCTGGTCCAGCACCTGGTTGATGGTGACCATCATGCCCATCTTCATCAGGGTCTTGATCACCTCGACGGCCTTGACCGCCATGCGGTGGGCCAGGTCGGCCACGGTGATGGTTTCCGGCACCAGCACTTCGTGCACGATCGGCTCGGTCGGCGCGGTGAAGGCATGCTGGTTGTTGGCGCGCGACTTGCCACCAGCCTTGCGGCTCTTCCAGTCGTTGCCGGTATCGCCGCCCTTGACGCGCAGGCCACGGCCTTTCTTGCCGTCATCCCAGCTGCGTTCGCTACCACCTTTCTTGCCCTTCTTCGGAGCGGCCGAACCCGGCGCCGGTGCCGGAGCCGCTGCCGCAGCGGCGACAGCCGGTGCCGGACGCGCTCCGGCCGGAGCCGAGCGCTGGCCGCCCGCGGCCGGACGCACGCCGGCAGAACCTGGACGCTGACCGGCGGCCGGCTGGCCACTGCGCGGACCACGCCCCTCCTGCGGACGGCCATCGGCCGAACGCGCGGCAGCCGGGCGTGCTTCAACCGGCTTGGCCTCCACCGGCTTCGGAGCCGGTGGGGGATTTTCGGCGGCCAGCTTGGCGGCCTGGCGACGCTCTTCGCGCTCGATCTTTTCGCGCATCAGCGCTTCCTGGCGAGCACGGAACGCGGCTTGTCGCTTCTCTTCCGCTTCGCGCGCGGCGATTTCTTCCGGCGACAGGATGGACAGCGGAGCCGGGCGCACCGGGGCGGCCGGCTTGGCTTCCGCAGCAGCCGGTTCTTGCGGCTTGGCTGCCGCCTTGGCCTCGACTGCCGGCTTCGGCGCTTCGGGCTTTTTCTCTTCCTTGACTTCCACCTTCGCCACGACCGGCTCCGGCTTCACCTCGGCCTTGACTTCGACCGGGGCCGGGGCAACCGGCTCGGGAGCCGCCACCTTGGCAGGCTCGGGCTTGGCGGCAGACACCGCGGCAGCCGGAGCCGGCACCTCGAGCGGACGCTGCACCACGCGCTTCTTGCGGGTTTCCACCTTCACCGTGCCGCCGTCGGCCGTACGCACTTCGCTGGTCTGCTTGCGGGTCACCGTGATCGGGGTCTCGTTACGGGCACCATGCGAGCGCTTCAGGTAGTCCAGGAGCTGGGATTTGTCCCGTTCGGAGAGGGTGTCATCCAGCGAGCTCTTGCCGACACCGGCGGCACGCAGCTGCTCCAGCAGGCGATCCGGTGTCAAGCCAAGCTCACTGGCAAACTGTTTTACATTCGTCAATACCATGCGTCTTCCCAAATTCCGTCAATAACTTCCCGAAGCCTTACTGGGCAAACCAGTGTTCGCGCGCCTTCATGATGATTGCACGTGCGGCTTCAGCCTCCATACCGGTCATATCAACGAGATCATCCACGGCAAGGTCGGCGAGTTCGTCGCGGGTGGTCACGCCATTTTCGGCCAACTTGCGCACCAGATCGGCATCTTCCAGTCCTTCGATGCCCTTCAGGTCGTCCGATACGCTTTCCACCTTTTCCTCGGAGGCGATGGCCAGCGTCAACAGAGCGTCACGGGCGCGGCTGCGCAACTCGTTGACCAACTCCTCGTCGAAGCCTTCGATCTCGAGCATTTCGGCAATTGGCACATACGCCACTTCTTCCAGGGTGGCGAACCCTTCTTGCACCAGCGTCATCGCGGTCGCTTCGTCCACACCGAGGTGCTTCATGAAGGTTTCGCGCAGCGCGGCGTCTTCTTCCTGATGTTTTTCTTCGGCCTCGGCCACCGTCATGATGTTGAGGTACCAGCCGGTCAGCTCGGCCGCCAGGCGCACGTTCTGGCCGCTGCGGCCGATCGCCAGCGCCAGCTGGTCTTCTTCCACCACCACGTCCATGGCGTGGTTGTCCTCGTCGATCATGATGCGGTTGACTTCGGCCGGGGACAGCGCGTTGATCACGAACTGCGCCGGTTCGGGCGCCCACAGCACGATGTCGACACGCTCGCCGGCCAGCTCCTGGGTCACCGACTGCACGCGCGAGCCGCGCATGCCGATGCAGGTACCCTGCGGGTCGATGCGCGGGTCGTTGGCCTTGACGGCGATCTTGGCTCGCAGACCCGGGTCGCGGGCGGCTTCCTTGATCTCCAGCAGGCCTTCTTCGATTTCCGGCACTTCCAGTTCGAACAGCTTGACCAGGAACTCGCGCGAGGTGCGGGAGAGCACCAGTTGCGGGCCGCGGCCCAGGCGGTCGATGCGCATCAGGTAGGCCTTGACGCGATCGCCGACGCGCAGGTTTTCTTTCGGGATCATCTGTTCGCGCGGCAGCACGGCTTCCAGCTTGCCACACTCGATGATGGCGTTGCCGCGTTCGATGCGCTTGACGGTACCGCTGACCAGGTGCTCGCGGCGCTGCAGGAACTCGCTCAGGAGCTGCTCGCGCTCGGCGTCGCGGATCTTCTGCAGGATAACCTGCTTGGCCGCCTGAGCGCCGATACGGCCGAACTCGACCGCTTCCATCGGCTCCTCGATGAAACCGCCCATTTCGACGGACGGATCGCGTTCGCGGGCTTCGCTCAGCTCGATTTCCTTGCCGTCGAATTCGAGCATGTCGTCTTCGACGACGGTCCAGCGGCGGAAAGTATGATACTGCCCGGTATGGCGATCGATCTCGACACGGATGTCGATATCATCCTGATTGAATTTCTTCTTGGTGGCGGACGCCAGCGCCAATTCCAGCGCCGTAAAAACCACGTCCTTGCTGACGCTCTTCTCGCTCGCCAGGGCATCAACCAGCAACAAAATCTCGCGACTCATGCAATCCTCCGAATTTTCCTCATTTCCGTGGGGTCGATCCCGCCCAGATCAGAACTCAGGATCCAGCCTGGCCTTGTCGATGATGGCGAGCGGAATGGCCACGGTCCGGCCTTCGACTTCCAGCTGTACGGCGCCATCCTCGACGCCAGCCAGACGACCGGAAAATTTCTTTTGCTGCTCGATGGGCATGCGGGTCTTGATCTTGGCCCGCTGTCCGGAGAAGCGTACAAAGTCCGACTCCTTCTTGAGCGGACGGTCCAGGCCCGGCGACGATACTTCCAGCCGTTCGTAATCTATGTTCTCCACCATGAAGAGCCGCGTCAGGTGGTTGCTCACCTTGACGCAGTCTTCCACGGTGATTCCACCGGGCTTGTCGAGGAACACCCTGAAACCGCCCCCGGGGGTCAATTCGAAGTCCACCAGCTCGTAGCCCAGACCCGGCAGCGTGTTCTCCAGCAGCAAACGTACATCCATTGCTTTTTCCACAAATAAAAAATGGGCGAAACGCCCATCCCTAACCGTCGGGATTGTAATACATTTCTTCCCGAAAGGAAATCCCGGCAACAATCGCGCACCGGACGCAACATGCCGCGCGGGGGCGTCTTTACGATACCATCGTCGCTCCTGTACATTGGCACACAAATAAAACGATCGTTTGTTCATGGCAAACGACGGCAACTGACCTAATAACAAAAAAGACGCTCGGCAAAAAACCTGAAACGAAGCGCCCCCAATCAAGCACGATGGAGAAACACAATATGGAAAAAATCTGGCTCAAGCATTATCAGCCCGGTGTCGAGCACGACATCGACGTCGACAGCTTCAAGTCCGCCGTCGAAGTGTTCGAGCGCTCGGTCAGCAAATTCCGCAGCCGCCCGGCCATGGCCAATATGGGCAAGGTGCTGAGTTACGATGATCTGGATCGCCATTCCGCCGCGTTCGCCTCATTCCTGCAGCACGGCCTCGGGCTCAAGAAAGGCGATCGCGTCGCGCTGATGATGCCCAACCTGCTGCAATACCCGATCGGCGTGTTCGGCACGCTGCGCGCCGGGCTGACCGTGGTCAACGTCAACCCGCTGTACACGCCGCGCGAACTGGAGCACCAGCTGAACGATTCCGGCGCCGAGACCATCGTCATCCTGGAGAACTTCGCCAGCGTGCTCGAGGAGGTCATCGCGCGCACCAGGATCAAGCACGTGATCGTGACATCGATCGGCGAGATGCTAGGTTTCCCCAAGTCCGCCATCGTCAACTTCGTCATCCGCAAGATCAAGAAGATGGTGCCGGCGTGGAACCTGCCGGGGCACGTGCGCTTTAGCGCCGCGCTGGCCGAAGGACGCCGCCAGGCGCCGACGCCCATCGAACTCGGCCATGACGACATCGCCTTCCTGCAGTACACCGGCGGCACCACCGGCGTGGCCAAGGGGGCGATGCTGACCCACGGCAACATCGTCGCCAACATGCTGCAGGCCGGCGCCTGGATCAGCCCGGTTGTCCACGAGGGGCAGGAGGTCATCGTCACCGCCCTGCCGCTGTACCACATCTTCTCGCTGACCGCCAACCTGATGACCTTCACCGAGGTCGGCGCGCTGAACGTGCTGATCACCAACCCGCGCGACATCGCCGGCTTCATCAAGGAGATGAAGAACTACAAGGTGACGGCGATCACCGGCGTCAACACGCTGTTCAACGCGCTGTTGAATCACCCCGACTTCAAGACCATCGACTTCTCGAGCTGGCGCCTGACGCTGGGCGGCGGCATGGCGGTGCAGAAGGCGGTGGCGGACAAATGGAAGCAGGTCACCGGCGTCACGCTGGTGGAAGCCTACGGCCTGACCGAAACTTCGCCGGCCGCCTGCATCAACCCGCTCAACCTGAAGGAGTACAATGGCACCATCGGGCTGCCCGTGCCGTCGACCGAGATCCAGATCCGCGACGCCGAAGGCCGCGAGCTGCCGGTCGGCGAAGCCGGTGAGCTGTTCATCCGCGGCCCGCAGGTGATGAGGGGCTACTGGAACCGCCCCGACGAGACCGCCAAGGTGATCGGCGCCGATGGCTTCCTCGCCACCGGCGACATGGCCATAGTGACGCCGGAAGGCTTCGTCAAGCTGGTCGACCGCAAGAAGGACATGATCCTGGTGTCGGGCTTCAACGTCTACCCCAACGAGATCGAGGACGTGGTGGCCATGCACCCCGGCGTGCTGGAAGTGGCATGCATCGGGGTGCCCGACGAGAAGTCGGGCGAGGTGGTCAAGGTGTTCGTGACGCGCAAGGACGCTTCGCTGACCGAGAAAGACGTCATCGAGCATTGCCGCAAGAACCTGACCGGCTACAAGGTGCCGCGCTACGTCGAGTTCCGCAACGAACTGCCCAAGACCAACGTCGGCAAGATACTGCGCCGTGCGCTGCGCGACCAGGAGCTGGCCAAGACGCCGTGAGCCACGCCGTTGTCATCTGACACGAAGAAACCCGCTGCGAGCGGGTTTCTTTATGTCATTTAAGGCTACACTTGCAAAAAGCATTGCAGGAGCCAAACCATGTTGCTGTTGCCGTTTTTCAAACTGATGGCCGACAAGAGCGCCAGCGATATCTTCTTCACCGCCCACGCGCCGGCCCAGATCAAGATCGAAGGGGTGACGCTGCCGGTCAATGACAAGCCGCTGACCCCGGAGCAGGCCAAGACGCTGATCTACAGCCTGATGGACGACGAGCAGATCGCCGAATACGAGCGCGAGTTCGAGATGAACTTTGCACGCAAGGTCGACGATCTGGGCAACTTCCGCGTCAACATCTTCCGCCAGAAGGGGCTGCCGGCGATGGTCATCCGCCGCATCGCCCCGACCATCCCCTCGCTGGAGAAACTCAACCTGCCGCCCATGCTGAAGCCGCTGATCATGGAGAAGCGCGGCCTGATCATCGTGGTCGGCGCCACCGGCAGCGGCAAGAGCTCGACCGTCGCCGCACTGCTGGAGCACCGCAACCAGAGCAAGAGCGGGCATATCCTGACGGTGGAGGACCCGATCGAATTCCTGTTCGAGCACAACAAGTCCATCGTCAACCAGCGCGAGATCGGCATCGACACCAAGAGCTATCAGACCGCGCTGAAGAACGCCATGCGCGAGGCGCCGGAAGTGCTGATGATCGGCGAGATCCGCGACGCCGAAACGCTGATGTACGCCATCAACTATGCCCAGTCCGGCCACCTGTGCATCACCACGCTGCATGCCAACAACAGCTATCACATGCTCAACCGCGTGATCAGCTTCTTCCCGCCGGACAACCGTACCGCGCTACTGATGGACCTGTCGGTCTCGCTCAAGGCGGTGATCTCGCAACGCTTGGTGCCGGCGGTCGACAAGACGCTGACGCCGGCGGTGGAACTGCTGCTCAACACCTCGCACATTGCCGAACTGATCCGTGCCGGCGAGATCTCCAGCATCAAGGAGGCGATCGAGCACAGCATGAGCGAAGGCGCCCAGACCTTCGAGCAATCCTTGTACCGTCTCTACCGCGATGGCAAGATTACGCTCGACGAGGCGTTGCGCAATGCCGACTCGCCGACCAACCTGTACTGGCTGATCAACCACGGCCACGACAAGCCCGGCGAAGAGTCCGCTCAGAAACCGGCTTCGGCCAAGCCCGCCGGCAAGGATGCCCCCGCCAGCTTCGATGGCTTCACCCTGGACGTTTAACCCGCATCGACATGACCACCACCCTCTACGGCATACCCAACTGCGACACGGTCAAGAAAGCCCGCCAGTGGCTGACCCAGCACCAGATCGACCACGTGTTCCACGATTTCAAGAAGCAGGGCATCGCCGAGGCGCGCCTGCAGCACTGGATCCAGGCCGTCGGCCTCGACAAGCTCATCAACCGCCAGGGCACGACCTGGCGCAAGCTCTCCGACGCCGACAAGGCACTGGCCGACGATGCCGGCACGGCTATCGGCCTGATCCAGGCCAACCCTTCGCTGATCAAGCGCCCGGTGCTGGAGCGCGGCGACGCCGTCGAGCTCGGCTTCAAGGAAGACCTCTACGGAAAGGCGTTCGGCCGATGACCAATACCCTGATGCTGACCGAGGAGCTGATCCGTCTCGATTCGGTCACGCCGAACGACGCCGGTTGCCAGGAGCGCATGATCGCCCGCCTGGAAGCCATCGGCTTCACCGTCGAGCGCATGCGCCACGGCGACGTCGACAATTTCTGGGCCCGGCGCGGCAGCACCGGCCCGGTGGTGTGCTTTGCCGGCCATACCGACGTGGTGCCGACCGGCCCGCTGGACAAATGGGACAGCCACCCGTTCGAACCGACCATCCGCAATGGCTACCTGTTCGGCCGTGGCGCGGCCGACATGAAGGCCTCGCTGGCGGCCTTCATCACCTCGATCGAACGCTTCGTGGCGCAGCATCCGGACCACCCCGGCTCGATCGCGCTGTTGATCACCTCGGACGAGGAAGGCAGCGCCATCGACGGCACGGTGCGCGTGGTGGACACGCTGGAAGCGCGCGGCGAACTGATCGACTACTGCATCGTCGGCGAACCGACCTCCAGCCACGTGCTGGGCGACACCATCAAGAACGGCCGCCGCGGCTCGCTGTCCGGCCACCTGGTCGTGCACGGCATCCAGGGCCATATCGCCTACCCGCACCTGGCGAAGAACCCGGTGCACCTGGCCGCCCCGGCGCTGGCCGAACTGGCCGCCGAAGAATGGGACCAGGGCAACCACCACTTTCCACCGACCAGTTGGCAGATCTCGAACGTCCACGCCGGCACCGGCGCCACCAACATCATTCCCGGCACCTGCGAGATCAAGTTCAACTTCCGCTTCTCGACCGAGCACACCGCCGAGACGCTGAAGGACCGTATACACCAGATTCTCGACGCCCACGGCCTGGCCTACGAGCTGCACTGGACCTTGTCCGGCAACCCGTTCCTGACCGAGGAAGGGCCGCTGACGCGGGCACTGGAGCGCTCCATCAAGCAGGTGATGGGAGTGGACGCGGAGCTGTCGACCACCGGCGGCACCTCGGACGGGCGCTTCATCAAGCGCATCGCGCGCGAACTGGCCGAATTCGGCCCGGTCAACGCCTCGATCCACAAGCTCAACGAGTGCGTCGAGGTGCATGCCATCGAGCGCTTGTCGGATATCTACGAGGCCGCGCTGAAGAACCTGCTGCTCTGATGCCGTTCGTCCGCAAGCAGGCCGTCGGCAGACCTCGCGTCTGCCGATTTTTCTTGAATACATCCCCGAACCACTCGGCCCAACGGCCTTTTAGAACAATAAGGGAATCCGGCTCATGAAAGAACTGGAAATCGCCAAGATCTTCATCTCGCTGCTGGTGCTGGTCAATCCGCTCGGCGCGATTCCGCTGTTCATCAGCCTGACGCCGAACGCGAGCCAGATCGAGCGGCGCAGGATCGCCAAGATTTCGTCCACCTCGGTGGCGGTGGTCATCATCACCTCGGCGCTGATCGGCGAGAGCCTGCTCAAGTTCCTCGGCATCAGCATCGGCTCGTTTCAGGTAGGCGGCGGCCTGTTGGTGATGATGATCGCGCTGGCGCTGATGAACGCCAAGCCGAACCCGACCAAGACCAGTGACGAGGAGCGGGTGGAGGCAGAGCTGCGCACCAACATTGCCGTGGTGCCGATGGCGATGCCGCTGCTGACCGGGCCGGGCACCATCTCCACCGTGATCATCTACAGCACCACGGCGCACAACTGGATGTCGGTCGGCTACCTGATCGTCAGCGGCCTGTTGATCGCGCTGTCCTGCTACGCCGCGATGGCGATGGCCACTCCGATCAGCCGCTGGCTCGGCCAGACCGGCATCAACATCGTCAACCGGGTGATGGGCATGATCCTGGCGGCGGTGTCGGTGGAGATCATCGTCGACGGGCTGTATCGGCTGTTTCCGCAGCTGGCGCACTGACCACCACTCCGGGTAACGACGCCGACAAAGAATGGGCCGAAAGCAACGCTGCCTTCGGCCCATTTCTTGTCTCTTCGCCCGCGCAATCAAACCGCCAAGGCCAGGAGCGCCCTACTTCCCGCCCAGCTGGCGCCGCTCGTACAACGCCTGCGCCAGCGTGCCGGGATCGACGTATTCCAGCTCGCCGCCCACCGGCATGCCGCGCGCGATGCGGCTGACCGCCAGGCCGCGGTCTTTCAGCAGCTCGGCGATCATGTGCGCCGTCACTTCACCCTCGGCGGTGAAGTTGGTGGCGATGATCACCTCCTCCACCGCGCCGTCGAGCGCGCGCACCATCAGCTTGTCGAGGTTGACGTCCTTGGGACCGATGCCGTCGATCGGCGACAGCCGCCCCATCAGCACGAAGTACAAGCCTTCGTAGCAGCGCGCCTGCTCCAGCATCAGCAGATCGGCCGGCATCTCCACCACGCACAGCTGCCGCTGGTTGCGGGCCGGGTCGGCGCACAGATTGCACAGCGGGGTCTCGCTGAAGGTGTTGCAGCGCTCGCAGTGGGTCAGGTTGGCCAGCGCCCGGTCGAGCGCACGCGCTAGGCGGTCGGCCCCGGCCTGGTCGCGTTGCAAGAGGTGGAAGGCCATGCGCTGGGCCGACTTGGGCCCGACGCCGGGCAATACCTTGAGCGCGGCGATCAGTTGGTCGAGCGAGGGGGGATTTTTCATCAGGGAGCGGCACAAAAGGGAAAAAGGTTGGCGGAAGCCTGCGCTTCGGCCAACCTTGTGAGGAACAGGCGATCAGAACGGCAGCTTCATGCCCGGCGGCAGGTTGAGGCCGGCGGTGAAGCCCGACATCTTCTCCTGCGTGGTGCTTTCGACCTTGCGCACCGCGTCGTTGACGGCGGCGGCGATCAGGTC is a genomic window containing:
- the infB gene encoding translation initiation factor IF-2; its protein translation is MVLTNVKQFASELGLTPDRLLEQLRAAGVGKSSLDDTLSERDKSQLLDYLKRSHGARNETPITVTRKQTSEVRTADGGTVKVETRKKRVVQRPLEVPAPAAAVSAAKPEPAKVAAPEPVAPAPVEVKAEVKPEPVVAKVEVKEEKKPEAPKPAVEAKAAAKPQEPAAAEAKPAAPVRPAPLSILSPEEIAAREAEEKRQAAFRARQEALMREKIEREERRQAAKLAAENPPPAPKPVEAKPVEARPAAARSADGRPQEGRGPRSGQPAAGQRPGSAGVRPAAGGQRSAPAGARPAPAVAAAAAAPAPAPGSAAPKKGKKGGSERSWDDGKKGRGLRVKGGDTGNDWKSRKAGGKSRANNQHAFTAPTEPIVHEVLVPETITVADLAHRMAVKAVEVIKTLMKMGMMVTINQVLDQETALIVVEEMGHIGKAAQMDDPDAFLENVEGGAEVERLPRPPVVTVMGHVDHGKTSLLDYIRRAKVAAGEAGGITQHIGAYHVETPRGVVTFLDTPGHEAFTAMRARGAKATDIVILVVAADDGVMPQTIEAIHHAKAAGVPIVVAVNKIDKQGANPERIRQELVAQEVVPEDWGGDSMFVEVSAKTGQGIDDLLEGLLLQAEVLELTAAVEAPAKGVIVEARLDKGRGPVATLLVQSGTLKKGDVVLAGTAFGRVRAMIDENGKPVDEAGPSIPVEILGLSDVPAAGEDAMVLVDEKKAREIALFRQGKFRDVRLAKQQAAKLENMFAQMAEGEVQNLSIIIKADVQGSYEALSQSLQKLSTDEVRVNILHSGVGGISESDINLAIASKAIVIGFNTRSDAAARKLAESEGVDIRYYSIIYDAVDEVKAAMSGMLSPEKKEQITGTAEIRQVIPVSKVGNIAGCMVTDGLVKRGSMIRVIRRNVVVHTGELESLKRFKDDVKEVKQGYECGLMLKNFNDIQEGDQLEAFEIVEVARTL
- the nusA gene encoding transcription termination factor NusA gives rise to the protein MSREILLLVDALASEKSVSKDVVFTALELALASATKKKFNQDDIDIRVEIDRHTGQYHTFRRWTVVEDDMLEFDGKEIELSEARERDPSVEMGGFIEEPMEAVEFGRIGAQAAKQVILQKIRDAEREQLLSEFLQRREHLVSGTVKRIERGNAIIECGKLEAVLPREQMIPKENLRVGDRVKAYLMRIDRLGRGPQLVLSRTSREFLVKLFELEVPEIEEGLLEIKEAARDPGLRAKIAVKANDPRIDPQGTCIGMRGSRVQSVTQELAGERVDIVLWAPEPAQFVINALSPAEVNRIMIDEDNHAMDVVVEEDQLALAIGRSGQNVRLAAELTGWYLNIMTVAEAEEKHQEEDAALRETFMKHLGVDEATAMTLVQEGFATLEEVAYVPIAEMLEIEGFDEELVNELRSRARDALLTLAIASEEKVESVSDDLKGIEGLEDADLVRKLAENGVTTRDELADLAVDDLVDMTGMEAEAARAIIMKAREHWFAQ
- the rimP gene encoding ribosome maturation factor RimP; translation: MDVRLLLENTLPGLGYELVDFELTPGGGFRVFLDKPGGITVEDCVKVSNHLTRLFMVENIDYERLEVSSPGLDRPLKKESDFVRFSGQRAKIKTRMPIEQQKKFSGRLAGVEDGAVQLEVEGRTVAIPLAIIDKARLDPEF
- a CDS encoding long-chain-fatty-acid--CoA ligase is translated as MEKIWLKHYQPGVEHDIDVDSFKSAVEVFERSVSKFRSRPAMANMGKVLSYDDLDRHSAAFASFLQHGLGLKKGDRVALMMPNLLQYPIGVFGTLRAGLTVVNVNPLYTPRELEHQLNDSGAETIVILENFASVLEEVIARTRIKHVIVTSIGEMLGFPKSAIVNFVIRKIKKMVPAWNLPGHVRFSAALAEGRRQAPTPIELGHDDIAFLQYTGGTTGVAKGAMLTHGNIVANMLQAGAWISPVVHEGQEVIVTALPLYHIFSLTANLMTFTEVGALNVLITNPRDIAGFIKEMKNYKVTAITGVNTLFNALLNHPDFKTIDFSSWRLTLGGGMAVQKAVADKWKQVTGVTLVEAYGLTETSPAACINPLNLKEYNGTIGLPVPSTEIQIRDAEGRELPVGEAGELFIRGPQVMRGYWNRPDETAKVIGADGFLATGDMAIVTPEGFVKLVDRKKDMILVSGFNVYPNEIEDVVAMHPGVLEVACIGVPDEKSGEVVKVFVTRKDASLTEKDVIEHCRKNLTGYKVPRYVEFRNELPKTNVGKILRRALRDQELAKTP
- a CDS encoding PilT/PilU family type 4a pilus ATPase, producing the protein MLLLPFFKLMADKSASDIFFTAHAPAQIKIEGVTLPVNDKPLTPEQAKTLIYSLMDDEQIAEYEREFEMNFARKVDDLGNFRVNIFRQKGLPAMVIRRIAPTIPSLEKLNLPPMLKPLIMEKRGLIIVVGATGSGKSSTVAALLEHRNQSKSGHILTVEDPIEFLFEHNKSIVNQREIGIDTKSYQTALKNAMREAPEVLMIGEIRDAETLMYAINYAQSGHLCITTLHANNSYHMLNRVISFFPPDNRTALLMDLSVSLKAVISQRLVPAVDKTLTPAVELLLNTSHIAELIRAGEISSIKEAIEHSMSEGAQTFEQSLYRLYRDGKITLDEALRNADSPTNLYWLINHGHDKPGEESAQKPASAKPAGKDAPASFDGFTLDV
- a CDS encoding ArsC family reductase, whose protein sequence is MTTTLYGIPNCDTVKKARQWLTQHQIDHVFHDFKKQGIAEARLQHWIQAVGLDKLINRQGTTWRKLSDADKALADDAGTAIGLIQANPSLIKRPVLERGDAVELGFKEDLYGKAFGR
- the dapE gene encoding succinyl-diaminopimelate desuccinylase, with translation MTNTLMLTEELIRLDSVTPNDAGCQERMIARLEAIGFTVERMRHGDVDNFWARRGSTGPVVCFAGHTDVVPTGPLDKWDSHPFEPTIRNGYLFGRGAADMKASLAAFITSIERFVAQHPDHPGSIALLITSDEEGSAIDGTVRVVDTLEARGELIDYCIVGEPTSSHVLGDTIKNGRRGSLSGHLVVHGIQGHIAYPHLAKNPVHLAAPALAELAAEEWDQGNHHFPPTSWQISNVHAGTGATNIIPGTCEIKFNFRFSTEHTAETLKDRIHQILDAHGLAYELHWTLSGNPFLTEEGPLTRALERSIKQVMGVDAELSTTGGTSDGRFIKRIARELAEFGPVNASIHKLNECVEVHAIERLSDIYEAALKNLLL
- a CDS encoding MarC family protein, whose translation is MKELEIAKIFISLLVLVNPLGAIPLFISLTPNASQIERRRIAKISSTSVAVVIITSALIGESLLKFLGISIGSFQVGGGLLVMMIALALMNAKPNPTKTSDEERVEAELRTNIAVVPMAMPLLTGPGTISTVIIYSTTAHNWMSVGYLIVSGLLIALSCYAAMAMATPISRWLGQTGINIVNRVMGMILAAVSVEIIVDGLYRLFPQLAH
- the recR gene encoding recombination mediator RecR, which gives rise to MKNPPSLDQLIAALKVLPGVGPKSAQRMAFHLLQRDQAGADRLARALDRALANLTHCERCNTFSETPLCNLCADPARNQRQLCVVEMPADLLMLEQARCYEGLYFVLMGRLSPIDGIGPKDVNLDKLMVRALDGAVEEVIIATNFTAEGEVTAHMIAELLKDRGLAVSRIARGMPVGGELEYVDPGTLAQALYERRQLGGK